Genomic window (Terriglobales bacterium):
TCGACTTGTACTGGCCGAAGTCGCGGGAGACGCTGACCGGGATGGGCGCGTGCGCGCTGTATTTGGCCGGCAGCTCGAACTTGAAGTGGTCGGTGACCTGCAGCGGCCCGCCGATCTTGATGGGCTCGGTCGAGCTTTCCTGCTGGTCGGTGTCTACGTCGGTCAGGGTGATGAAGTCCAGCGGCGGGATCCTCAGTTGCGCCGTCTTGGCCGACCAGTTGACGTAGTTGGGCTCGGCGAGGGTGAACTCGAACTGCAGCGGCTCGCGGGTGGCGTCGGGATCGCCGGCCTTGACGTCGGTCACGTCGCCGTTGAGGCCGGCGAAGCGCACCAGGTTCTGGGCGAAGTCTTTCCAGTTGGCGCGGGGGATGCGGCGCAGGGCGGCCCGCAGCGCGGTCTCGATGTCGCCGCGCAGGGTGTAGTGCACGTGCAGGTCGAGCTTGCCCAGGTCGCTGAGCTTGCCGTCCAGGTCGAGGACCTGGGTGTTGGGGACGAAGGGCTCCTCCGGGGTTTCCACCAGGCTGCCGCTGTTGCCCGAGACCACCAGGGCCTCCTTGCCGCGGATCTGAGGCATCAGCAGGCGGAAGGGAGCGACCTCGGCGGTGGTGTCCATCCACACCACCTGGCCGCCCAGCGGTAGCTCGGTGATGACGTGGTCGAACTGCGAGGGCGAAGGCACGTCAGGGTCGATCTTGCGGCTGCTGTTGATGAGGGCGGCGTTGGCGTGCAGGCCCACGGCCGCCAGCATGGCGGCCAGCAGCGTGTGCTTGTCTTTGCAATCGCCGTACTGGTTGGCCAGGATCTCGGAGGCCGAGTGCGGCTGGTAGCGTCCCAGCCCCAGCGACAGGCTGACGTAGCGGAAGTTCTTGGCCACGTAGTCGTAGAGCGCCTCGACCTTGTCCATGTCGGTCTTGTCGCCGCGGGTCAGGGCCTCGGCCTTGGCGATGATGTCGGGCGTGGGCTTGACGCGGTCGCTCTCCAGGCCCGCGTACCAGCGCCCCACGTCGGCCCAACTGCGGAAGGTGGTGAGTTGCACCGACGGCGGCTTGGGCTCGCTGGAGGCCCGCTTCTTCTTCTTGTCTTTGTCCTTGTCCTCGCGCACGGTGTGCGAGCTCTTGAAGAGGTAGATCTTGCGGTCGCCCTGGTCGGTGACGGTGGGCTGGGGCGCGCCGGGAGCGAGCTTCAGCTTGATCTCGCGGCCGCGTGGCAGGTTGAGTTCCAGTTGCTCGTCGAGCACGATGGCGTCTTTTTCGAAGTCATATTCCAGCCAGAATTCGCCGGGGGCCAGGGGGGTCTGGGTGACGGTGGTGACGTCATACTCCAGGGTCTCGCCGGGACGCAGCGCGGGCACGGTGATGTGCTTCTGGTGGTAGTCGGTGTAGACCGGGGCCTCGCGGGCGACGGGCGCGGTCAGGTCCTGGACCGCGTCAGGGCCCGCCTCCACCACGCTGCCGTCGGCGCGCCGCACCCGCACGTAGCCGATGTCCAGCTTCTCGTTGGCGGAGTTGTAGCCGAAGACCAACTGCCCGAGGGCCTGCACCCCGCCCTCACTCTGCACCCGGATGCGGGCCTGGGTCTCCTTGCTGCCGGTGCCGTCGTTCTCAAAGCGCACCTTGGTGGAGTACTGCTCGAAGACGAAGGGCTCCTGGGAATAGTCGGGAGTCTTCGCGCTCTGGGTCTGGGCCTGGGGATCCGGCGAGGGGTTCTTTCCTTGGGCAAAGGCCGCAACCGTGCAGAAAAGTACGGCCAAAAAGAGGGCAGCTTTACGGAAGGGCATACTGGTTTTCTACGCTGAATCGGCTGGCAAGGCAAGGGGCAGGAGCGCCCCAACTCCTCCTTGGGGTGGTGGCGGATCAGAAGGACTTTTGCGGGGGGCGGGAATTCAGCCACTGCTCGAGGACGGCCTGGCAGCCCTCCGCCAGAGTGCGGAAGCGGATCCCCGCCATGCCCTGCGCGTCCGCCCAGACCACCTCACCCTTGCCGGAGATGGAGCGCCCCGTCCCCGGCAACTCGAACTTGAAGTTGACCACCGCCGGCGGGTTGCCGTGGCCGCGGGTGTGTACGGCCATTCCGCCTTCGCTCAGGTTGCTGGTATTGGCCAGGATCTCCTTGCCCCCGTCAGTGAGCACCACCGGTACCTCCAGCTTGTGGCGGAAGTAGCGCCGGCGTTCGCCCAGCATGGGGCCCAGCGCGGCACGCAGGTTCCGCGCCATCCATTCCGCTGAAACCGGCTTGCGGAGCACGAAATGCGCTCCCGCCTGGAAGGAGCCGGCGACCGGGGTGGCCCCGTCGCTGATGGCGAAGGCGATGGTGTTGCGGTTGGGGCGGCTGCTGCGCAACTGCTTGAGCACCTCTCCCGCGCCCTCCACCCCGCAGTCGACCACCACGGCGTCGAAGCGGGTTTCGCCCACGGCCTTCAGGGCGGCGGCGGATTCGGAGAAAAGTCGGATCCCGAAGTTGTTCTCTTCCAGCACCTGCCGCAGCGTCCGCAGCGTAGCGGAATCCCGGCACACCAGGAGCGAGTCCAGGTTCATGGGCGCATGCTACGGCCGGAAGGCGGCCCCGGCAAGTGACCGAAGTAACCTGCCGCGGCCCGGACCTCACAAGGGGCGGTGACAGGCGTCACCGCCCCCCGGTACGCAATCACAGGAGAATGAGTGCAGGAGTGAGAACATGCCCATCCTGATCATGGGGCTGATCGCGCTGCTGGTCTTCGTGGCCATCGTGGTCCTGGTGTGCTCGGCGGGCGCGGCGGAGCGCCACGAGCACGAGGAGTCGGAGGCGGCTGCGGCGACACCACCCGCGGCACCGACTCCGGAGCAGAAGATCAACAAGGCCGCCTGAGCCTGCCCGTGGCGCGATTCCGCCGCGGGCGGCACCATCTTGAGCTCAGGGCCGGGGCCCGTGACGCCTACTGCGCCAGCAGAAAAAATCTCACCAGCCTGCCCCACACCGTCGAGGGGGCGTGCGCATCACAGAGCAAAGTGAGCGCGTAGAGCTGCCATCGGATCCACAGCACCGCTGCCGTAAACCGCAACCGGCCCATGACTACCTCCCGGCGGAAGGGGACTCGCGAAGACCCGTCTTCCTGCCGCGGGCCATTTCAGACCCGGCGCGACGGCCAGACAATGCACCCTCGGTCAAGCCGTACGCAACCCCTCATAAGTAGATAACTGGCTGGTAATAAAGGACTTACCTCGTTGCCTCAAACGGCAGGCAGAGCCCGCAAATGGTAAACTAGCGCCGCCCTGAGGGACTTGGATGCCGGACCCCATCTTGCCACGCGCCGTTCGTTTTGGAGTGTTTGAGGCCGATCTGCGCACCGGGGAGCTGCGCAAGAACGGCATGAAGGTACGCTTGCAGGAGCAGCCCTTCCAGGTGCTGGCGGCCCTGCTGGAGCGCCCCGGGGAGATGGTAGCGCGGGAAGAATTGCGCCAGCGCCTGTGGCCGGCCGATACCTTCGTGGACTTCGACCACAGCCTGAACACCGCCATCAACAAGCTGCGCGAAGCCCTGGGGGACTCCGCCGGCAGCCCGCGCTTCATCGAGACCCTGGCTCGCCGCGGCTACCGTTTCCTGGCTCCGGTGGAGGTGTTGGGTGCGGAGTCGGAAGGGAAGCCGGCAACCCCGGCGCCGCCGTCCTTCGGGCCGGCGGCGGCGGCCCCCGGCGCCGTGGCGGAGCTGCCCGCTCCGCCCCGGGTCCTCTCTCGCAG
Coding sequences:
- a CDS encoding DUF3857 domain-containing protein, yielding MPFRKAALFLAVLFCTVAAFAQGKNPSPDPQAQTQSAKTPDYSQEPFVFEQYSTKVRFENDGTGSKETQARIRVQSEGGVQALGQLVFGYNSANEKLDIGYVRVRRADGSVVEAGPDAVQDLTAPVAREAPVYTDYHQKHITVPALRPGETLEYDVTTVTQTPLAPGEFWLEYDFEKDAIVLDEQLELNLPRGREIKLKLAPGAPQPTVTDQGDRKIYLFKSSHTVREDKDKDKKKKRASSEPKPPSVQLTTFRSWADVGRWYAGLESDRVKPTPDIIAKAEALTRGDKTDMDKVEALYDYVAKNFRYVSLSLGLGRYQPHSASEILANQYGDCKDKHTLLAAMLAAVGLHANAALINSSRKIDPDVPSPSQFDHVITELPLGGQVVWMDTTAEVAPFRLLMPQIRGKEALVVSGNSGSLVETPEEPFVPNTQVLDLDGKLSDLGKLDLHVHYTLRGDIETALRAALRRIPRANWKDFAQNLVRFAGLNGDVTDVKAGDPDATREPLQFEFTLAEPNYVNWSAKTAQLRIPPLDFITLTDVDTDQQESSTEPIKIGGPLQVTDHFKFELPAKYSAHAPIPVSVSRDFGQYKSTYQVQGTTFSGERSLQVTPSELPAERTNNYAAFRRAVTSDQQQTLGLESEAGGAPTIPATATADELNDAGVAALQSQQFENAALLFKRVVELEPKHKTAWNALGLSYELLRRFDEAIAAFKKQLEVNPDDERAWNYIAGTYAEQQKYDDAIAAYKKQLEGAPLDPSAHLGLGSVYLEVKRYSDAVPELEQAASLSPDNAMVQVNLGRAYLGLKQNDKALAAFDKGLEIQANPLIWNNEAYELARAKVALDRAQQYAESAVVATAAQLRNVSLERLTLSDLAQVQSLGAYWDTLGWVYFQKGDLDTAEKYIRAAWLLSQHGEEGDHLAQIYEARGKKDEAIHTYALALAAPHNDPDSRGRLAALAGGDKKVDALVNAARRDLTAMRTIQLSKMLKDKAPVSADFFLLMSSDSKTVEAKFVSGDERLRAFAAVLGTLPYPVVFPDATPTSLVRRATVTCAGPDGQCTLVLLTPEDVTSVQ
- a CDS encoding response regulator, which gives rise to MNLDSLLVCRDSATLRTLRQVLEENNFGIRLFSESAAALKAVGETRFDAVVVDCGVEGAGEVLKQLRSSRPNRNTIAFAISDGATPVAGSFQAGAHFVLRKPVSAEWMARNLRAALGPMLGERRRYFRHKLEVPVVLTDGGKEILANTSNLSEGGMAVHTRGHGNPPAVVNFKFELPGTGRSISGKGEVVWADAQGMAGIRFRTLAEGCQAVLEQWLNSRPPQKSF
- a CDS encoding winged helix-turn-helix domain-containing protein, which encodes MPDPILPRAVRFGVFEADLRTGELRKNGMKVRLQEQPFQVLAALLERPGEMVAREELRQRLWPADTFVDFDHSLNTAINKLREALGDSAGSPRFIETLARRGYRFLAPVEVLGAESEGKPATPAPPSFGPAAAAPGAVAELPAPPRVLSRSLFSLIQVMYLCFYVAALATLDAVFHTVGSVFPRWAWPATAVALVTGGVGIAARLWLLAAVALDYQGLGRKFRRLFPFLFALDVLWAFAPLLIVRYIPLGLAFACTAALLLAPFAQRTLTRLAYPTA